The following coding sequences are from one Musa acuminata AAA Group cultivar baxijiao chromosome BXJ2-4, Cavendish_Baxijiao_AAA, whole genome shotgun sequence window:
- the LOC103981971 gene encoding uncharacterized protein LOC103981971 gives MIDGSKSVLRQASSPAFSFPHHLTQPVSAAPTRNRSRAELFSEPSPLAPSKMSARESLGLAGHVVRGRWFMAFASFLVMSTAGATYIFAIYSKDIKTSLGYNQETLNTISFFKDLGANVGIVSGLLAELAPPWVILAMGAAMNFFGYLMIYLAITGRLAHTQVWQMCLYICVGANSGTFANTAALVAAVKNFPESRGIVLGLLKGFVGLSGAIFTQLYLAFYGTDSTSLVLLIAWLPAAISVLFLPTVRIMKVVRQANEFKVFCSILYISLVLAAYLMVVIIVQKRVSFSRSGYGVSAAVVLLILFLPLVVVIREEINVYNQNKQMVPQTPPPPSVTIDKETISEQAPTEVDSSLPSISSDEKKPVLARIIEAVKPPKRGEDYSILQALLSLDMLIIFFATICGVGGTLTAIDNMGQIGESLGYPTRSIGTFVSLISIWNYMGRVAAGFASEIFLVRYKFPRPLLFALVMAPSCVGYLLIAFGVPGSLYIASVIIGFCFGAQMPLLFAIISEVFGLKYFATLYNVGGLASPVASYLLNVRVAGYLYDREAAKQNAGVISSSSSKSLTCMGVRCFRLSFLIITAVTVVGVLAMLILVWRTWAFYRGDIYAKFKEGGEGGSSEDKAKKKEACVRMARQMTTEASAMQSKA, from the coding sequence ATGATTGATGGATCAAAGTCTGTTCTGCGGCAGGCAAGCTCGCCGGCCTTCTCCTTCCCCCACCACCTCACCCAGCCTGTTTCTGCAGCACCCACCAGAAATAGATCACGAGCAGAACTCTTCTCCGAGCCTTCCCCTCTCGCACCCAGCAAGATGTCGGCCCGTGAGTCCCTCGGCCTCGCCGGCCATGTCGTCCGCGGCCGGTGGTTCATGGCCTTCGCATCCTTCCTTGTAATGTCGACCGCCGGCGCCACCTACATCTTCGCGATCTACTCCAAGGACATCAAGACCTCCCTCGGCTACAACCAGGAGACGCTCAACACCATCTCCTTCTTCAAGGATCTCGGCGCCAACGTCGGCATCGTCTCCGGCCTCCTGGCCGAACTCGCCCCTCCCTGGGTCATCCTCGCCATGGGCGCCGCCATGAACTTCTTCGGCTACCTCATGATCTATCTCGCTATCACTGGCCGCCTCGCCCACACCCAGGTGTGGCAGATGTGCCTCTACATATGCGTCGGCGCCAACTCGGGTACATTCGCCAACACCGCGGCGCTCGTCGCTGCCGTCAAAAACTTCCCCGAGAGCCGCGGCATCGTGCTCGGCCTCCTCAAGGGCTTCGTCGGCCTCAGCGGCGCCATCTTCACCCAGCTCTACCTCGCTTTCTACGGCACCGACTCCACGTCGCTCGTGCTGCTCATCGCGTGGCTCCCCGCGGCCATCTCCGTCCTGTTCCTCCCCACCGTCCGCATCATGAAGGTGGTGCGCCAGGCCAACGAGTTCAAGGTGTTCTGCTCCATCCTCTACATCTCCCTCGTCCTCGCCGCCTACCTCATGGTGGTGATCATTGTCCAAAAGAGGGTTTCCTTCTCCCGCTCGGGGTACGGCGTCAGCGCCGCCGTCGtcctcctcatcctcttcctcccccTCGTCGTCGTCATCAGAGAAGAGATCAACGTCTACAACCAGAACAAGCAAATGGTGCCCCAAACTCCTCCGCCGCCCTCTGTGACCATCGACAAGGAGACGATCTCCGAACAAGCACCGACCGAGGTCGACTCGAGCTTGCCTTCGATTAGCTCTGACGAGAAGAAACCGGTACTGGCACGCATCATCGAGGCCGTGAAGCCTCCCAAGAGAGGAGAGGACTACTCCATTCTCCAGGCGCTCCTGAGCCTCGACATGCTCATCATCTTTTTCGCCACCATCTGCGGCGTCGGCGGCACGCTGACGGCCATCGACAACATGGGCCAGATCGGCGAGTCGTTGGGCTACCCCACCCGGAGCATCGGCACCTTCGTCTCCCTCATCAGCATATGGAACTACATGGGCAGGGTGGCCGCCGGCTTTGCGTCCGAGATCTTCCTCGTCCGGTACAAGTTCCCCCGCCCGCTGCTCTTCGCGCTTGTCATGGCCCCCTCCTGCGTCGGCTACCTCCTCATCGCCTTCGGCGTCCCCGGCTCGCTGTACATCGCGTCCGTGATCATCGGCTTCTGCTTCGGGGCGCAGATGCCGCTGCTCTTCGCCATCATCTCGGAGGTGTTCGGGCTCAAGTACTTCGCGACGCTGTACAACGTCGGCGGCCTCGCCAGCCCGGTGGCCTCCTACCTACTTAACGTGAGGGTGGCCGGCTATCTGTACGACCGGGAGGCCGCGAAGCAGAACGCCGGCGTGATCTCGTCCTCTTCATCCAAGTCGTTGACGTGCATGGGGGTACGGTGCTTCAGGCTCTCCTTCCTCATCATAACGGCGGTTACGGTCGTCGGAGTTCTTGCGATGCTGATCCTGGTGTGGCGAACCTGGGCGTTCTATAGAGGAGACATATATGCCAAGTTCAAGGAAGGTGGGGAAGGAGGCAGCAGTGAGGACAAGGCGAAGAAGAAAGAAGCTTGCGTGAGAATGGCAAGGCAGATGACAACAGAAGCGTCAGCTATGCAAAGCAAAGCTTAG